Proteins from a single region of Sphingomonas sp.:
- a CDS encoding aminotransferase, whose protein sequence is MNPLYATMGTTIFEAMSARARETGAINLGQGFADGRGPEPVLQAAARALLDKSNQYPPMPGLPELRQAVADHYARHQGLNLAAEEVIVTSGATEALAAAIFACVAPGDEVICFPPLYDAYAPLIRQAGGVPVFVRLQPPEWRIDPAALQAAVTARTKVLILNNPLNPTATMSSAAELAAIADFCVAHDLLAICDEVWEHVTFDGARHLPLIGLPGMRERTVKIGSAGKIFALTGFKVGWMCAAPALARVLAKTHQFLTFTTPPNLQWAVAEGLETQDGWVQDARHRFQAGRDRLKAGLEAAGLVTLPSTATYFLSVDLAASGIALGDVEFCERLIEAGVASIPVSAFYPEEPVTSVVRFCFVKQEATLDAAIERIAAAIPALRGR, encoded by the coding sequence ATGAACCCGCTCTACGCCACGATGGGCACTACTATTTTTGAAGCGATGTCGGCCCGCGCACGGGAGACCGGCGCGATCAATCTGGGCCAGGGCTTTGCCGATGGGCGCGGTCCCGAGCCGGTGCTGCAGGCGGCGGCGCGAGCGCTGCTCGACAAATCGAACCAATATCCGCCAATGCCGGGGCTGCCCGAACTGCGCCAGGCCGTCGCCGATCACTATGCGCGGCATCAGGGGCTGAACCTAGCGGCCGAGGAAGTGATCGTCACCTCGGGCGCGACCGAGGCGCTGGCGGCGGCGATCTTCGCATGCGTCGCGCCGGGGGACGAAGTGATCTGCTTCCCGCCGCTCTATGACGCCTATGCGCCGCTGATCCGCCAGGCCGGCGGCGTACCGGTGTTCGTGCGTCTCCAGCCGCCCGAATGGAGGATCGATCCGGCGGCGCTGCAAGCAGCGGTGACGGCGCGCACCAAGGTGCTGATCCTCAACAACCCGCTCAACCCGACCGCGACGATGTCGAGCGCGGCGGAACTGGCGGCGATCGCCGATTTCTGCGTCGCCCATGATCTGCTGGCGATCTGCGACGAGGTTTGGGAGCATGTCACCTTCGACGGCGCGCGCCACCTGCCGCTGATCGGCTTGCCCGGCATGCGTGAGCGGACGGTGAAGATCGGCAGCGCCGGCAAGATCTTCGCGCTGACCGGCTTCAAGGTCGGCTGGATGTGCGCCGCCCCTGCCCTCGCCCGGGTTCTCGCCAAGACGCACCAGTTCCTGACCTTCACCACCCCGCCAAACCTGCAATGGGCGGTCGCCGAGGGGCTGGAGACGCAGGACGGCTGGGTGCAGGACGCGCGGCACCGCTTTCAGGCCGGGCGCGATCGGCTGAAGGCCGGGCTCGAAGCCGCCGGGTTGGTGACCTTGCCGAGTACCGCGACCTATTTCCTGTCGGTCGATCTCGCCGCTTCGGGGATCGCACTCGGCGATGTGGAATTTTGCGAACGGCTGATCGAAGCGGGCGTCGCCTCGATCCCGGTCTCGGCCTTCTATCCCGAGGAACCGGTGACCAGCGTGGTCCGCTTCTGCTTTGTCAAACAGGAAGCGACGCTCGACGCGGCGATCGAACGCATCGCCGCGGCAATTCCCGCGCTTCGCGGCCGATAG
- a CDS encoding murein L,D-transpeptidase catalytic domain-containing protein, which produces MHNLDTAQTRRAMLRSAFVMASGAAASACVSRVETAMAPALPVPAYVPPIPQAPVVAKAAPRTPLGMRPELFKQALAALDRHSMRIPSHDRLAVVDFSKPSYQPRMYLVHLGRGEVETFLVSHGIGSDPQHTGLLHRFSNEVNSEATCEGAFLTSDYYVGKHGDSQRLLGLDPTNNNALDRAIVVHSAWYANAEMITKHGKLGRSQGCFAVGENELAKVFERLGPGRMIYSAKV; this is translated from the coding sequence ATGCACAATCTGGATACGGCGCAGACGCGCCGCGCGATGTTGAGGTCGGCCTTTGTGATGGCCAGTGGCGCAGCGGCGTCGGCCTGTGTCTCACGCGTTGAAACGGCGATGGCGCCGGCATTGCCGGTGCCGGCCTATGTGCCGCCGATTCCGCAGGCGCCGGTCGTGGCCAAGGCCGCGCCGCGCACGCCGCTCGGCATGCGCCCCGAACTGTTCAAGCAGGCGCTGGCCGCGCTCGACAGGCATTCGATGCGGATCCCGTCGCACGACCGGCTCGCCGTCGTCGATTTCTCGAAGCCCTCCTATCAACCGCGCATGTATCTGGTCCATCTCGGCCGCGGCGAGGTCGAGACCTTCCTGGTTTCGCACGGCATCGGCTCCGATCCCCAGCATACCGGCCTGCTGCACCGCTTCTCCAACGAAGTGAACAGCGAAGCGACCTGCGAGGGCGCGTTCCTGACCAGCGACTATTATGTCGGCAAGCATGGCGATTCCCAGCGTCTGCTCGGCCTCGATCCGACCAACAACAACGCGCTCGACCGCGCCATCGTCGTCCACTCGGCCTGGTACGCCAACGCCGAGATGATCACCAAGCACGGCAAGCTCGGCCGCAGCCAGGGCTGCTTCGCGGTCGGCGAGAACGAGCTGGCCAAGGTTTTCGAGCGCCTCGGGCCGGGCCGGATGATCTATTCGGCAAAGGTCTGA
- a CDS encoding queuosine precursor transporter: MPTKVSAGGVAAGQFRYFDFVMAAFVAIILLSNVIGAGKVAQVWLPGLNIWWPFGAGILFFPISYVIGDVLTEVYGYARARRVIWAGTFAVLFMAFMSWVVVALPPAPSWTNQAAYETIFGQVPRIVLASVCAFWAGEFVNSYVLARMKIWTQGRALWARTIGSTIAGEGVDSLIFYPLAFWGAEGWTNDLVLKVLVTQWALKVSWEVILTPVTYLVVGFLKRREGVDVFDEGTDFTPFTARV; the protein is encoded by the coding sequence ATGCCGACAAAGGTCAGCGCGGGCGGGGTGGCCGCGGGCCAGTTCCGTTATTTCGATTTCGTCATGGCCGCGTTCGTCGCGATCATCCTGCTTTCCAACGTGATCGGCGCGGGCAAGGTCGCGCAAGTCTGGCTGCCCGGATTGAACATCTGGTGGCCGTTCGGCGCCGGCATCCTGTTCTTCCCGATCTCTTATGTGATCGGCGACGTGCTGACCGAGGTCTATGGCTATGCCCGCGCCCGGCGGGTGATCTGGGCGGGCACCTTCGCGGTGCTGTTCATGGCTTTCATGTCCTGGGTGGTGGTGGCGCTGCCGCCGGCGCCGAGCTGGACGAACCAGGCCGCGTACGAGACGATCTTCGGACAGGTGCCGCGCATCGTGCTCGCCTCGGTCTGCGCCTTCTGGGCGGGCGAGTTCGTCAATTCCTATGTCCTCGCGCGGATGAAGATCTGGACGCAGGGCAGGGCGCTGTGGGCGCGGACGATCGGCTCGACGATCGCGGGGGAGGGGGTCGACAGCCTGATCTTCTATCCGCTCGCCTTCTGGGGCGCCGAAGGCTGGACCAACGATCTCGTGCTCAAGGTGCTGGTCACGCAATGGGCGCTGAAGGTGTCGTGGGAAGTGATCCTGACGCCGGTCACCTATCTTGTCGTCGGCTTCCTCAAGCGCCGCGAAGGTGTCGATGTGTTCGACGAGGGGACGGACTTCACGCCGTTCACGGCCAGGGTCTGA
- a CDS encoding L,D-transpeptidase family protein, whose protein sequence is MRTGLFAAFLLATSALLPAAPAAAQSSASDTMLPASDALRPGEFVWYPHYQRASTAGPVSIVISIPQQRAFVYQDGQLIAVSTVSTGSAGRDTPTGEFTILQKKTFHRSNLYSNAPMPYMQRLTWDGIALHAGHLPGYPASHGCIRLPKEFARQLYDITEMGGQVSVVDEYIDDTPGNRFAEPAPLLTADASKLGGSSFDMVTMSGDPPRSRPASWVTGAAREIVQPIPPGSR, encoded by the coding sequence ATGCGAACCGGCCTGTTTGCCGCCTTCCTGCTTGCCACTTCAGCGCTGCTCCCGGCCGCGCCGGCTGCTGCCCAGTCGAGCGCGTCGGATACGATGCTGCCGGCCAGCGACGCGCTGCGCCCTGGCGAATTCGTCTGGTATCCGCACTATCAGCGCGCGAGCACCGCGGGCCCGGTTTCGATCGTCATCAGCATCCCGCAGCAGCGCGCGTTCGTCTATCAGGACGGCCAGCTGATCGCGGTATCGACCGTATCGACCGGCTCGGCGGGGCGCGACACGCCGACCGGCGAGTTCACGATCCTCCAGAAGAAAACCTTCCACCGCTCCAATCTCTATTCGAATGCGCCGATGCCCTACATGCAGCGGCTGACCTGGGACGGCATCGCGCTCCACGCCGGGCATTTGCCGGGCTATCCGGCGTCGCACGGTTGCATCCGCCTGCCCAAGGAATTCGCGCGCCAGCTTTACGACATCACCGAGATGGGCGGGCAGGTGTCGGTGGTCGACGAGTATATCGACGACACCCCCGGCAATCGCTTCGCCGAGCCGGCGCCGTTGCTCACTGCCGATGCCAGCAAGCTCGGCGGGTCCTCGTTCGACATGGTGACGATGAGTGGCGATCCGCCCAGGTCGCGCCCGGCCTCCTGGGTGACCGGTGCGGCGCGCGAGATCGTCCAGCCGATCCCGCCGGGCTCGCGCTGA
- a CDS encoding S41 family peptidase — protein sequence MGSLRRSGTVAASLALLSACSSGGSGTVASGGGGGSSAVPTPTPTSVAVCSVRDRQDWAAAQLREWYLFPETLPASLDPSPYVTVDAYIDALTATARAQRRDRYFTYLTSIAAEDAYYASGSSAGFGFRVSIDGTGRLFVTETFEGTSALAASVDRGAEITAIGTTSTDLRTVASIYASGGSGAVSDALGPSTAGTTRVLRVVDATGTRTVTLTKTDYSLTPVSSRYGAKIIDDGGRRVGYINLRTFISTADPALRSAFANFRAQGITEFVIDFRYNGGGLVSIADLMGNLLGRNRATSDVFSYTTFRASKAANNEVTYFNPQSQSVAPVKIAFIGTSGTASASELVINAFVPYLHANVALIGTNTYGKPVGQIAIDRAQCDDRLRVIAFALENSAHQGTYFDGLANTVEANCRAADDVTRPLGDPLEASTRTALDYLAGRSCTAIAGGGQTALSVNRRELLMPERPTTAQRETPGLF from the coding sequence ATGGGAAGCCTTCGCCGCTCCGGAACGGTTGCCGCCTCGCTAGCTCTGCTTTCCGCCTGCAGCAGCGGCGGTTCGGGCACGGTGGCATCGGGCGGCGGTGGCGGATCCTCGGCGGTGCCGACGCCGACGCCGACCAGCGTGGCGGTATGTTCGGTGCGCGACCGTCAGGATTGGGCGGCGGCGCAACTGCGCGAATGGTATCTGTTTCCAGAGACGCTGCCGGCTTCCCTCGATCCTTCGCCCTATGTGACGGTCGATGCTTATATCGACGCCCTGACCGCCACCGCGCGCGCGCAGCGGCGCGACCGCTATTTCACCTATCTGACATCGATCGCCGCCGAAGACGCTTATTACGCCTCGGGATCGAGCGCCGGCTTCGGTTTCCGTGTCTCGATCGACGGCACCGGGCGGCTATTCGTCACCGAGACCTTCGAGGGCACTTCGGCGCTCGCCGCCAGTGTCGATCGCGGCGCCGAGATCACCGCAATCGGCACGACCAGCACCGATCTGCGCACCGTCGCCTCGATCTATGCGAGTGGCGGCAGCGGCGCGGTGTCCGATGCGCTGGGCCCATCGACCGCGGGCACCACGCGTGTGCTCCGCGTCGTTGACGCAACCGGCACGCGCACCGTCACGCTGACCAAGACCGATTATTCGCTGACGCCGGTCTCCAGCCGCTACGGCGCCAAGATCATCGACGATGGTGGGCGGCGGGTCGGCTATATCAACCTGCGCACCTTCATCTCGACCGCCGATCCGGCGCTGCGCAGCGCCTTCGCCAATTTCCGCGCGCAGGGGATCACCGAGTTCGTCATCGATTTCCGCTATAATGGCGGCGGACTGGTCTCGATCGCGGATCTGATGGGCAATCTGCTCGGCCGCAACCGCGCCACGTCGGATGTCTTCTCCTACACGACCTTCCGCGCCTCCAAGGCCGCGAACAACGAAGTCACTTATTTCAATCCGCAGTCGCAATCGGTCGCGCCGGTGAAGATCGCGTTCATCGGCACCAGCGGCACGGCTTCGGCCAGCGAACTCGTGATCAACGCGTTCGTGCCATATCTCCATGCCAATGTCGCGCTGATCGGCACCAACACCTATGGCAAGCCGGTCGGGCAGATCGCGATCGACCGCGCCCAGTGCGACGACCGGCTGCGCGTCATCGCCTTCGCGCTGGAGAATTCGGCGCACCAGGGCACCTATTTCGACGGGCTGGCCAATACCGTGGAGGCGAATTGCCGCGCGGCCGACGATGTGACGCGGCCGCTCGGCGATCCGCTCGAGGCTTCGACCAGGACCGCGCTCGATTATCTGGCGGGCCGCAGCTGCACCGCGATCGCAGGCGGCGGACAGACCGCCCTGTCCGTCAACCGCCGCGAGTTGCTGATGCCTGAGCGGCCGACCACCGCGCAGCGCGAGACGCCGGGACTGTTCTAA